The Desulfovibrio inopinatus DSM 10711 genome window below encodes:
- a CDS encoding Hpt domain-containing protein codes for MAVNDDMLVDKEKALFRFDNDEELLQEIFDVFVDEAPGRVQDLLTSMQEQNFEQLNHHAHSLKGVSATIHADKLKNVSFSLETAAKDENITECEHLLPIVLDALIDVVLWLERNM; via the coding sequence ATGGCCGTGAATGACGATATGTTAGTCGACAAAGAAAAAGCGTTGTTTCGCTTTGACAATGATGAAGAATTACTTCAGGAAATTTTTGATGTTTTTGTTGACGAAGCCCCTGGTCGCGTCCAAGACCTTTTAACTTCCATGCAAGAACAAAATTTCGAACAACTCAACCACCACGCGCATTCCCTCAAAGGAGTCAGTGCCACCATCCATGCAGACAAACTGAAGAATGTCTCGTTTTCCTTGGAAACAGCTGCAAAGGATGAAAATATCACGGAATGTGAACACCTTCTTCCGATCGTCCTCGATGCGCTTATTGATGTTGTACTCTGGTTAGAGCGTAACATGTAA